A single Anopheles arabiensis isolate DONGOLA chromosome X, AaraD3, whole genome shotgun sequence DNA region contains:
- the LOC120905572 gene encoding protein tweety-like, with product MQQLQQQRAMLDPATAAAAAAHHLHLHQQQQQHAGGHAHPAQTMTINRKLHGAAGVPGAHPTLPPVYGDDTPPPLPPLRNPQKALLPQPVATVAGSDACTTDPGAGTDKQIYIYSTAKYGRYDPNGKTASQQQPQQPQQPHPAPGKGVEGGPADKGSAGGKNPNTTTFSSTPGYSSKPLPSIINCPLPDIPKGVAGAAPTSKDDIYVKRKLLTDHPNGSKFATLKPIPAPKIEPNGLNGKHTGADQQLPPPPPPPLPVTGGSSGSSGGSSSGYGTAGLTTSQIQSLPLPPPPLELQSDPDDPGLRLPPPPTSEELLESGAAGQPNGDGVPNGADTSALAEKPGHDENSFYAVTEL from the coding sequence atgcagcagctccagcagcagcgcgcgATGCTGGATCCGGCgacggcggccgccgccgccgcccaccATCTCCatctgcaccagcagcagcagcagcatgccgGTGGCCACGCGCATCCCGCCCAGACGATGACGATCAACCGCAAGCTGCACGGGGCGGCAGGGGTCCCGGGGGCCCACCCGACGCTGCCCCCGGTCTACGGCGATGACACGCCGCCCCCGCTGCCACCGCTGCGCAACCCGCAGAAGGCGCTACTGCCCCAGCCGGTGGCGACCGTCGCGGGCAGTGACGCCTGCACGACCGATCCCGGGGCCGGCACCGACAAGCAGATCTACATCTACTCCACCGCCAAGTACGGGCGGTACGATCCGAACGGCAAGACGgcatcgcagcagcagccgcagcaaccGCAGCAACCGCATCCAGCCCCCGGCAAGGGTGTGGAGGGCGGCCCGGCCGACAAGGGCAGCGCTGGCGGCAAGAACCCGAACACCACCACGTTCAGCTCGACGCCCGGCTACAGCAGCAAGCCGCTGCCGTCGATCATCAACTGCCCCCTGCCGGACATACCGAAGGGGGTGGCGGGCGCTGCGCCCACCAGCAAGGACGACATCTACGTCAAGCGCAAGCTGCTGACGGACCACCCGAACGGCAGCAAGTTTGCCACGCTCAAGCCGATCCCGGCGCCCAAGATTGAGCCGAACGGGCTGAACGGCAAGCACACCGGGGCCGACCAGcagctgccgccaccgccaccgcctccCCTACCGGTGACGGGCGGGTCGTCCGGTTCGTCCGGCGGCTCCTCGTCCGGGTACGGCACGGCCGGGCTGACCACCTCCCAGATCCAGTCGCTGCCACTGCCTCCGCCGCCGCTCGAGCTGCAGAGCGACCCGGACGATCCGGGGCTGCGgttgccaccgccaccgacgAGCGAGGAGCTGCTGGAGAGTGGGGCGGCCGGCCAGCCGAACGGGGACGGCGTCCCGAACGGGGCCGACACCTCAGCCCTGGCGGAGAAGCCAGGGCACGACGAGAACAGCTTCTACGCGGTGACCGAGCTGTAA